Proteins encoded by one window of Rubinisphaera margarita:
- the rpiB gene encoding ribose 5-phosphate isomerase B produces MGSFACRRIAIGGDHAGFVMKTELLATLSALDVELIDCGAFDQNPSDFPMFAEQVAEKILSGEVERGLLVCGSGVGVSVAANKIPGIRASLCHDSYSAHQGVEHDDMNVLCLGARVIGPSLATEIVHSFLSATYAPQPRHQARVDMINAIEKRALDGHYTKK; encoded by the coding sequence ATGGGTTCCTTCGCCTGTCGGCGGATCGCCATTGGTGGAGATCACGCTGGATTTGTCATGAAAACCGAGCTGCTCGCGACGCTTTCCGCCCTGGACGTCGAATTGATTGACTGCGGCGCTTTTGACCAGAATCCCTCCGATTTCCCGATGTTCGCCGAGCAGGTAGCCGAGAAAATCCTCTCTGGCGAAGTCGAACGAGGACTGCTCGTTTGTGGCAGCGGTGTCGGCGTCAGCGTCGCCGCGAACAAGATTCCAGGCATCCGAGCCAGCCTCTGCCACGATTCTTACTCCGCTCATCAGGGCGTCGAGCACGATGACATGAACGTCCTTTGCCTCGGTGCGCGGGTCATTGGACCATCACTGGCTACGGAAATTGTCCATTCTTTCCTCTCGGCCACGTACGCCCCCCAGCCCCGTCATCAGGCTCGAGTCGATATGATCAACGCCATCGAAAAGCGGGCACTCGACGGGCACTACACGAAGAAATAG
- a CDS encoding PDZ domain-containing protein, with product MNNFLFNTLGMTGLILAAAGSVQAQDYFYQPGPRLVQPGSNPTPSRQIQVEENYGSSEYVRPNRQWQPEPSVFVPPQNDHEFVNVRELGFAGEICNGQIIITRVTHRSEACRIGLEEGDTILSMNRRKVFCEHDIEDILSGCQSTVCMLVRHGDCGRITEVDAQLPRYGCGHRRQSVYVEPIYERPTISDYDYRRPMPYSSPRYEYRGGPREQYDFQMRTGKVQFGVSLGR from the coding sequence ATGAACAACTTCCTCTTCAATACTCTCGGAATGACTGGTTTGATCCTGGCAGCCGCAGGCAGCGTTCAGGCTCAGGACTACTTTTACCAGCCTGGTCCGCGGCTCGTGCAGCCGGGTTCGAATCCGACACCTTCTCGCCAGATTCAAGTCGAAGAGAACTACGGCTCCAGCGAATACGTTCGTCCAAACAGACAATGGCAGCCGGAACCTTCAGTCTTCGTGCCGCCGCAGAACGATCATGAATTCGTGAATGTCCGGGAACTCGGATTCGCTGGTGAGATCTGCAACGGGCAGATCATCATCACCCGGGTCACACATCGTTCAGAAGCCTGCCGCATCGGACTCGAAGAAGGCGACACCATTCTGAGCATGAACCGTCGGAAGGTCTTCTGCGAGCACGACATTGAAGACATTCTTTCGGGCTGTCAAAGCACGGTCTGCATGCTCGTCCGCCACGGAGACTGCGGACGAATTACGGAAGTCGACGCCCAATTGCCGAGATATGGTTGCGGACACCGCCGGCAGTCGGTTTACGTCGAACCGATTTACGAACGGCCGACGATTAGCGACTACGACTACCGTCGCCCCATGCCGTACAGCTCGCCGCGATACGAATACCGGGGTGGCCCGCGTGAGCAGTACGATTTCCAGATGCGGACCGGAAAGGTTCAATTCGGAGTCTCACTCGGACGGTAA
- a CDS encoding trypsin-like serine peptidase: MTIKTDTLGSTVRLLDAASEEVLETVPLSQGELTAVFDVTHAKPVIVEVNGYGITQRSEPQAIRANAELTVDLGLLAAGEFRELIKSATCLVKMPDGGFGSGFLYGDRQTIVTAAHCVAAKNIADLSYTFFPDEDREVTFNGARLFFYDRKQDVALLRLPEPVPDDHFWLWSTEPAKSGSEVLVMGNPGRNGEYDPMYARTCKIAEVRPDELRLDVEIYPGYSGGPVVLEGTSAVLGIVSYKIIRSSSYNEIGYSFARSGDIAADAYTQWNGLNSDLQERAITRVEDRYTREFGRDLAHNTAGAYYGDSAVYTVICMSLLEDYTRYMIGKAASFPAASPSQRRILMRKFHKEYLADVAPEIAERVRERVSPKLRAGQFEKEYELIQADESVSEEVKTSLEKARTAYLSLKEAAETIVKEDKGEDRSADEFQKYIIDLWGDARFYSEEVLEATASR; the protein is encoded by the coding sequence TTGACCATCAAAACAGACACGCTCGGTTCGACTGTCCGACTGCTCGATGCGGCGAGCGAAGAAGTGCTCGAGACGGTGCCGCTGTCTCAGGGAGAACTGACGGCTGTTTTTGATGTCACCCACGCCAAGCCGGTGATCGTCGAAGTTAATGGATATGGCATCACGCAACGGAGTGAGCCTCAGGCGATTCGGGCGAATGCGGAACTGACCGTCGATCTTGGTCTGCTGGCCGCCGGGGAATTTCGAGAGCTGATCAAGTCGGCGACCTGTCTGGTCAAGATGCCGGACGGCGGCTTCGGCTCTGGCTTCCTCTATGGAGACCGTCAAACGATTGTGACGGCTGCACACTGTGTCGCCGCCAAGAACATCGCGGACCTCAGCTACACGTTCTTCCCCGACGAAGATCGTGAAGTGACGTTCAATGGAGCTCGCCTGTTTTTCTACGACCGCAAGCAGGACGTCGCCCTGCTCCGCCTGCCGGAACCTGTTCCGGACGACCACTTCTGGCTCTGGTCAACCGAACCGGCGAAGTCTGGGAGTGAAGTGCTGGTAATGGGGAACCCGGGCCGCAATGGCGAATATGATCCCATGTATGCCCGCACCTGTAAGATTGCCGAAGTGCGTCCCGATGAACTTCGCCTCGATGTCGAAATCTATCCAGGCTACAGCGGTGGACCGGTGGTGCTGGAAGGAACGAGCGCCGTGCTCGGCATCGTTTCCTACAAGATCATTCGCTCTTCAAGTTACAACGAGATCGGTTATTCCTTTGCCCGCTCCGGCGATATTGCCGCCGACGCTTACACGCAATGGAATGGTCTCAACAGCGATCTGCAGGAGCGGGCCATCACCCGCGTCGAAGATCGTTACACGCGCGAGTTCGGACGCGATCTGGCTCATAACACGGCTGGCGCTTACTACGGAGATTCGGCGGTCTACACGGTGATCTGTATGTCACTGCTGGAAGATTACACGCGGTACATGATCGGCAAAGCAGCCAGTTTTCCGGCTGCGTCTCCGTCTCAGCGTCGCATTCTGATGCGGAAGTTTCACAAGGAGTATCTCGCCGACGTTGCCCCCGAGATCGCCGAACGGGTCCGCGAGCGGGTTTCGCCAAAACTGCGAGCCGGCCAGTTTGAGAAGGAATACGAGCTGATCCAGGCGGACGAATCGGTCTCGGAAGAAGTGAAAACGTCCCTCGAAAAAGCGCGGACGGCGTACCTGTCGCTGAAAGAAGCGGCTGAAACGATCGTCAAAGAAGACAAAGGCGAAGACCGCAGCGCCGACGAATTTCAGAAGTATATCATCGACCTCTGGGGCGACGCCCGGTTTTACAGCGAAGAGGTGCTTGAAGCGACCGCAAGCAGGTAA
- a CDS encoding sulfite exporter TauE/SafE family protein, with the protein MEFETWHWILFTGVVVVSGFVQSALGFGYALVAMSVLPALTGVKDANLIVSFSAFAPLAIAAWSYRRHLVPESLLLAIGASLAALPIGLAVLVLSIDDILVRLTGIVILLMAIDGLTRRSTTQEQGPASKLWTCIAGAVSGFLAGAVTIGGPPIAIYAARRPWPPNQMKAFLTTFLLITSVVKLCALATTGLVNKQVLLLSAVAIPIAYVGGELGVRGTKHINAKLFRILTLIVLSIIATLMITRGA; encoded by the coding sequence ATGGAGTTCGAAACCTGGCACTGGATTCTCTTTACCGGCGTCGTTGTCGTCTCCGGATTTGTCCAGAGTGCTTTGGGTTTCGGGTACGCTCTGGTCGCAATGTCGGTTCTTCCAGCGCTCACCGGCGTGAAGGATGCCAACCTGATTGTCTCGTTCTCGGCGTTCGCACCGCTTGCAATCGCCGCCTGGTCCTACCGTCGACACCTCGTCCCTGAGTCGCTGCTGCTGGCGATCGGCGCGTCGCTGGCGGCCCTCCCGATCGGCCTGGCGGTCCTCGTGCTTTCCATCGACGACATCCTCGTGAGACTCACGGGAATTGTCATTCTACTGATGGCCATTGATGGACTCACCCGCAGATCGACGACCCAGGAGCAGGGGCCCGCGTCGAAACTCTGGACCTGCATCGCGGGAGCGGTCAGCGGATTTCTCGCGGGAGCGGTCACAATCGGCGGCCCTCCCATTGCGATTTACGCCGCCCGACGTCCCTGGCCTCCCAATCAGATGAAGGCCTTCCTGACGACATTCCTGCTCATCACCTCTGTGGTGAAGCTGTGCGCGCTGGCGACGACCGGACTCGTTAACAAACAGGTGCTCCTGCTCTCGGCCGTTGCAATTCCGATCGCCTATGTCGGAGGCGAACTCGGAGTACGCGGAACAAAGCACATCAACGCGAAACTGTTCCGCATCCTCACGCTGATCGTGCTGTCGATCATCGCCACGTTGATGATTACGCGTGGAGCGTGA
- a CDS encoding ATP-dependent Clp protease ATP-binding subunit, whose product MYERFTDRARKVMQLANQEAQRFNHEYIGTEHILLGLVKEGSGVAANVLKNLEVDLRKIRLEVEKIVQTGPDMVTMGKLPQTPRAKKVIEYAMEEARNLNHNYVGTEHLLLGLLREQEGVAAQVLMNLGMKLEDVREEVLNLLGHGLEASETGERGGAAGGAKSAKSSKTPALDSFGRDLTELARQGKLDPVIGRETEIERVIQILCRRQKNNPVLLGEAGVGKTAIVEGFAQMCVDGNVPEILAEKRIVVLDLAMMVAGTKYRGQFEERIKAVMNEVRRAKNTILFIDELHTLVGAGGAEGAIDASNVLKPALSRGELQCIGATTLDEYRKYIEKDAALERRFQSVMVDPPSQSQTVQILKGLRDRYESHHKVQITDDAIQKAVELSSRYITGRCLPDKAIDVIDEAGAYVRLKTMVRPPDLKELEEEIERLNQQKEDAVANQDFEKAASLRDQADKVKLRKEKITAEWKEKSKQKDGLVDAEIAATVVAKMTGVPLTRLSSEDAVRLLEMEKELHKRVISQDEAIKQVSKAVRRSRSGLKDPKRPTGVFLFAGPTGVGKTLLAKTLAEFMFGDEEALIQIDMSEYQEKHNISRLIGAPPGYVGYEEGGQLTEQIRRRPYAVVLLDEIEKAHPDVYNMLLQIMEEGHLTDSFGRKVDFKNVIMIMTTNAGAEVISNASPFGFHSSKDEEASYDGMKREVQHVMQRVFKPEFLGRLDEVVIFRKLTHENLRLIVDIELRKVRQRLGERGLRLELSDEARDFLIEKGREGENLEYGARPLRRSVEMYIEDPLAEELLRNAFEGKNTIKVDIKEVGDAKQLNFDAYTSEDPEPALAAVGSGEEGESNEGEA is encoded by the coding sequence ATGTACGAACGTTTCACGGATCGAGCCCGCAAAGTCATGCAGCTGGCCAATCAGGAGGCCCAGCGCTTCAATCACGAGTACATCGGCACCGAGCACATTCTGCTGGGTCTGGTCAAGGAAGGTTCGGGCGTCGCCGCCAACGTTCTGAAGAACCTCGAAGTCGACCTGCGGAAGATTCGTCTGGAAGTCGAAAAGATTGTCCAGACTGGACCGGACATGGTGACGATGGGCAAACTGCCCCAGACGCCACGGGCGAAGAAGGTGATTGAATACGCGATGGAGGAAGCGCGGAACCTCAATCACAATTACGTCGGCACCGAACACCTTCTGCTCGGACTCCTCCGCGAACAGGAAGGGGTCGCCGCTCAGGTTCTGATGAATCTCGGCATGAAGCTGGAAGATGTCCGCGAAGAAGTCCTCAATCTGCTTGGCCATGGGCTCGAAGCTTCTGAAACCGGCGAACGCGGCGGAGCAGCCGGCGGAGCCAAGTCGGCCAAGAGCAGCAAGACCCCTGCTCTGGATAGCTTCGGCCGCGATCTGACCGAACTGGCTCGTCAGGGCAAGCTCGATCCCGTCATCGGTCGCGAAACCGAAATCGAACGCGTGATTCAGATTCTCTGCCGTCGTCAGAAGAATAACCCGGTGCTGTTGGGTGAAGCTGGCGTTGGTAAGACCGCCATCGTTGAAGGCTTCGCACAGATGTGCGTCGACGGGAACGTGCCGGAAATTCTGGCGGAAAAACGGATCGTCGTTCTCGACCTCGCGATGATGGTCGCCGGTACGAAGTATCGCGGGCAGTTCGAAGAGCGTATCAAGGCGGTGATGAACGAAGTTCGTCGCGCCAAGAACACGATTCTCTTCATCGACGAACTCCACACGCTGGTCGGAGCCGGGGGAGCTGAGGGAGCCATCGATGCTTCCAACGTTCTGAAGCCTGCACTGAGCCGTGGCGAACTGCAGTGTATCGGAGCAACCACCCTCGACGAATACCGCAAGTACATCGAAAAAGACGCCGCTCTCGAACGCCGCTTTCAGAGTGTGATGGTCGATCCCCCGTCGCAGTCGCAGACGGTGCAGATCCTCAAAGGTCTGCGGGATCGTTACGAATCTCACCATAAGGTCCAGATTACCGACGACGCCATTCAGAAGGCTGTCGAGTTGTCGTCGCGATACATCACCGGACGGTGCCTGCCGGATAAGGCGATCGACGTTATTGACGAAGCGGGCGCGTACGTTCGTCTGAAGACAATGGTTCGTCCGCCGGACCTGAAGGAACTCGAAGAAGAGATCGAGCGCCTCAACCAGCAGAAGGAAGATGCGGTCGCCAATCAGGACTTCGAAAAGGCTGCTTCCCTGCGTGATCAGGCCGATAAGGTCAAACTGCGTAAGGAAAAGATCACCGCTGAGTGGAAAGAAAAGTCCAAGCAGAAGGATGGCCTGGTCGATGCCGAGATCGCCGCGACTGTTGTCGCCAAGATGACCGGCGTGCCGCTGACTCGTCTTTCGAGCGAAGACGCCGTCCGTCTGCTCGAGATGGAGAAAGAACTGCACAAGCGGGTCATCAGCCAGGACGAGGCCATCAAACAGGTCTCCAAGGCTGTGCGTCGTAGCCGCAGTGGACTGAAGGATCCGAAGCGACCGACCGGGGTCTTCCTGTTCGCAGGTCCGACCGGGGTTGGTAAAACGTTGCTCGCCAAGACACTGGCCGAGTTCATGTTCGGCGATGAGGAAGCCCTCATTCAGATCGACATGAGTGAGTACCAGGAGAAGCACAACATCAGCCGTCTGATCGGTGCCCCTCCGGGATACGTCGGTTACGAAGAAGGTGGTCAGCTCACCGAGCAGATTCGCCGTCGGCCTTACGCCGTCGTGCTGCTCGACGAAATCGAAAAGGCTCACCCGGACGTCTACAACATGCTGTTGCAGATCATGGAAGAAGGCCATCTGACCGACAGCTTCGGTCGCAAGGTCGATTTCAAGAACGTGATCATGATCATGACGACCAACGCCGGTGCCGAAGTGATTTCGAACGCTTCGCCGTTCGGCTTCCACTCCAGCAAGGACGAAGAAGCTTCTTACGACGGCATGAAACGCGAAGTCCAGCACGTCATGCAGCGGGTCTTCAAGCCGGAATTCCTCGGACGTCTGGACGAAGTCGTGATCTTCCGCAAGCTGACTCACGAAAACCTGCGTCTGATCGTGGACATCGAACTTCGCAAGGTGCGTCAGCGTCTGGGCGAACGGGGTCTGCGGCTCGAACTTTCCGACGAAGCTCGCGACTTCCTCATCGAGAAGGGTCGCGAAGGCGAGAACCTGGAATATGGTGCCCGTCCGTTGCGTCGCTCGGTCGAGATGTACATCGAAGACCCGCTGGCTGAAGAGCTGCTGCGGAACGCCTTCGAGGGTAAGAACACGATCAAGGTCGACATCAAAGAAGTGGGCGACGCCAAGCAACTCAACTTCGACGCCTACACGAGCGAAGACCCTGAACCCGCACTGGCCGCCGTCGGCTCCGGTGAGGAAGGCGAAAGCAATGAAGGCGAAGCGTAA
- a CDS encoding 6-phosphogluconolactonase — MDLTDTLKDSLMENFFPAGWDLSVINDCVSSDPSTIDSREDWWNDSFQTINCASVGDFDTYMGHEIAMTIRRAKDEGRKIAFILPVGPMGMYRWAVYFLKEWNVDCKHVYGFNMDEWSDAEGNTLPASNPAAFQYAMEHAFYGPLGKLTVPENQRHFAVKNVLPTYGDRIGELRAAGADLVVVYGIGRVCHIAFWEPHFAGEYDSEEEWLGQTHRIAAKLHPLTIEQNAITSFKSRTPLVPARANTIGPALFAKADYAIGGADGILGRGMQWQGLSLWMTLHHKPTTWIPSTYMPLQKGKLFFLNELAGPLVAECN; from the coding sequence ATGGACCTCACAGATACCCTCAAAGATTCATTGATGGAAAATTTCTTTCCAGCAGGCTGGGATCTGAGTGTCATCAATGACTGCGTCAGCAGTGATCCAAGCACGATCGACAGCCGAGAAGACTGGTGGAACGATTCGTTCCAGACCATCAATTGCGCCTCAGTCGGCGATTTTGACACCTACATGGGCCACGAGATCGCCATGACGATCCGCAGGGCTAAGGACGAAGGTCGCAAGATCGCCTTCATTCTGCCGGTTGGTCCGATGGGAATGTACCGCTGGGCCGTCTACTTCCTGAAAGAATGGAATGTCGACTGCAAGCACGTCTATGGCTTCAACATGGACGAGTGGAGTGACGCCGAAGGCAATACGCTCCCCGCCAGCAACCCGGCTGCTTTCCAGTACGCGATGGAGCATGCCTTCTACGGTCCGCTCGGCAAGCTGACCGTTCCCGAGAATCAGCGTCACTTCGCGGTCAAGAATGTCCTGCCAACTTACGGCGATCGCATTGGCGAACTGCGAGCCGCCGGAGCGGATCTGGTAGTCGTTTACGGCATCGGTCGCGTCTGTCACATCGCGTTCTGGGAACCGCACTTTGCGGGCGAATACGATTCGGAAGAAGAATGGCTCGGCCAGACGCATCGCATCGCCGCCAAACTGCATCCGCTGACGATCGAGCAGAATGCGATCACGAGTTTCAAGAGCCGCACTCCGCTTGTCCCGGCTCGGGCCAACACGATCGGCCCGGCTCTGTTCGCGAAAGCCGATTACGCCATCGGTGGAGCAGATGGGATTCTCGGCCGCGGCATGCAGTGGCAGGGACTCAGTTTGTGGATGACGTTGCATCACAAGCCAACGACCTGGATTCCCTCGACCTACATGCCCCTGCAGAAGGGAAAACTGTTCTTCCTGAACGAACTGGCCGGCCCGCTGGTCGCAGAGTGCAATTAA
- a CDS encoding UDP-N-acetylmuramoyl-tripeptide--D-alanyl-D-alanine ligase, whose translation MNPLSLSELADILDGRLVAAAAMDDACIERSVSIDSRTLQAGEIFVALAGRQQHGCNFVRHALEQGASAAVVERPVDVPLPQIVVADSRTALWRMACWQKEATDALIIAITGSVGKTSTRNMLHGVLAQQYRGRQSPQNYNNELGVPLSLLQITPADEFAVIEIAANGPGEIARLSALAAPEIGILTSVGPAHLEGFGSLSGVIQEKSQLLAALPESGLTVIPGHLAHLPDIRKAIRTPVVTVGSTPDNNIVATEIACTAPGLEFNVDGRNFRLAVQGTHLLNSALMCLAVGRELGMDDDQIQSGFDRFQSVPGRGEIKQTSFGCLIDDSYNANPLSMAAGLDLLRHQQGVQRRIAVLGDMAELGAESVALHRKVGHRVAHGDCDYLITYGSRARDMARGAHAAGMSSNCIACFDTIHELLPILSLWLAPGTAVLVKGSRSMHMEAIVSALEASDQRQWQAAAA comes from the coding sequence ATGAATCCACTGAGCCTGTCCGAACTCGCCGACATCCTCGACGGCCGACTCGTCGCCGCTGCTGCCATGGACGACGCGTGCATCGAACGATCCGTGAGCATCGATTCCCGCACCCTTCAGGCCGGGGAAATTTTCGTCGCTCTGGCCGGCAGGCAGCAACACGGATGCAACTTCGTGAGGCATGCCCTCGAACAGGGGGCATCCGCAGCGGTGGTTGAACGGCCTGTCGATGTTCCTCTGCCGCAGATTGTCGTTGCGGATTCCAGGACGGCTCTCTGGCGAATGGCCTGCTGGCAGAAGGAAGCCACCGACGCGCTCATCATCGCCATCACGGGCTCGGTGGGAAAAACCAGCACCAGAAACATGCTGCACGGAGTCCTGGCCCAACAGTATCGAGGACGACAGAGCCCGCAGAATTACAACAATGAACTCGGCGTTCCGCTGAGCCTGCTGCAGATCACACCCGCCGATGAATTCGCGGTGATCGAGATCGCGGCGAACGGCCCGGGCGAGATTGCTCGGCTTTCGGCGCTCGCCGCTCCCGAGATTGGCATTCTCACTTCAGTGGGTCCGGCTCACCTTGAAGGATTCGGTTCTCTGTCCGGCGTCATTCAGGAGAAAAGCCAACTCCTGGCCGCACTACCGGAATCGGGTCTCACTGTGATTCCAGGACATCTCGCGCACCTGCCCGATATTCGCAAGGCGATTCGCACCCCCGTGGTCACAGTTGGTTCCACCCCCGATAACAACATTGTCGCTACGGAGATCGCCTGTACGGCGCCCGGCCTGGAGTTCAATGTCGACGGGCGGAACTTCCGACTCGCGGTGCAGGGGACTCATCTGCTGAACTCCGCTCTGATGTGCCTGGCGGTCGGCCGCGAGCTGGGAATGGATGACGATCAGATCCAGTCAGGTTTTGATCGATTTCAGAGCGTTCCGGGCCGAGGGGAGATCAAGCAGACCTCCTTTGGCTGCCTCATTGACGACTCGTACAACGCCAATCCACTTTCGATGGCTGCCGGCCTCGACCTGCTGCGACATCAACAGGGGGTCCAGCGACGCATTGCGGTCCTTGGCGACATGGCGGAACTCGGTGCCGAATCGGTCGCGCTGCATCGCAAAGTCGGGCACCGCGTCGCCCATGGCGATTGCGATTATCTCATCACCTACGGCTCGCGGGCACGAGACATGGCCCGAGGTGCTCACGCAGCCGGGATGTCCTCGAACTGCATTGCCTGCTTCGACACCATTCACGAGTTGTTACCCATTCTGAGTCTCTGGCTCGCCCCGGGCACAGCCGTGCTTGTCAAAGGTTCCCGCTCCATGCACATGGAGGCCATCGTTTCCGCCCTGGAAGCCAGCGATCAGCGGCAATGGCAGGCAGCAGCTGCCTGA
- a CDS encoding UDP-N-acetylmuramoyl-L-alanyl-D-glutamate--2,6-diaminopimelate ligase, protein MCSASSQRPISQYSIRQLLPSASFVGCGDIQFRDVCTHSARCKPGDLFVAMSGTIHHGCDFVEDAIARGARGVLTDTPLSCVDAPQCIVSDVRRTYGWLCQYLQGQPGNHLNLIGVTGTNGKTSITWLLRSILRAAGKQPGLLGTVENDDSRNPPQPSSMTTHEPAHLAAWLRKIAEAGGTDVMLEVSSHALTQKRLAGLQLQTAIISNITQDHLDYHGSLEAYCSAKGLIADYCKFDGALIINGDDPRIRTSLDCRRTPIIPTTVGFAAGNHYQIEVLNEDRHGSRFVLQGLDCRLEIAIKVPGRFNILNAALAGVAALKQEGCSPQHVEQGLANATWPPGRLQRIETDHPFSCFVDYAHTPDAIENIVETMRPHVSGRLICVFGAGGNRDRTKRPLMTRAALAADVIVLTSDNPRHEPQLQIFHDLLSGFPDECTADLIEADRRAAIAWAIGHAEPGDCVLILGKGHEKTQQTGDDLQIFDDVVEVQTAARSVSINVLQHTA, encoded by the coding sequence ATGTGCTCTGCTTCTTCGCAGCGACCCATTTCGCAATACAGTATTCGCCAACTGCTGCCTTCGGCCAGTTTCGTCGGCTGTGGCGACATCCAGTTTCGAGACGTCTGCACACACTCCGCCCGCTGCAAGCCGGGCGATCTGTTCGTGGCGATGTCGGGCACCATCCACCACGGCTGCGATTTCGTAGAGGACGCTATCGCTCGCGGAGCCCGCGGCGTGCTGACTGATACGCCGCTTTCCTGTGTCGATGCCCCCCAGTGCATCGTCAGCGATGTCCGCAGAACATACGGGTGGCTTTGCCAGTATCTACAGGGACAACCCGGCAACCATCTGAACTTGATCGGAGTTACCGGAACCAACGGCAAGACCTCGATCACATGGCTGCTGCGATCAATTCTGCGAGCGGCCGGGAAGCAGCCGGGGCTGCTCGGTACCGTTGAGAACGACGATTCGCGAAATCCGCCGCAGCCTTCGTCGATGACGACTCACGAGCCGGCTCATCTCGCCGCATGGCTGAGAAAGATTGCCGAAGCAGGCGGAACTGATGTCATGCTCGAAGTTTCCAGTCATGCGCTCACGCAAAAGCGACTGGCCGGGCTTCAACTGCAGACCGCCATTATTTCCAACATCACCCAGGATCACCTCGACTACCACGGTTCGCTCGAAGCCTACTGCTCAGCCAAAGGGCTGATCGCTGATTACTGCAAGTTCGATGGTGCCCTGATTATCAATGGAGACGATCCCCGCATCCGCACGTCGCTCGATTGTCGACGCACTCCGATCATCCCCACCACCGTTGGCTTCGCAGCGGGGAACCACTACCAGATCGAGGTTCTCAACGAAGACCGCCACGGAAGCCGGTTTGTTCTCCAGGGACTGGATTGCCGGCTGGAGATCGCCATCAAGGTCCCCGGACGGTTCAACATTCTGAACGCAGCTCTGGCGGGCGTCGCCGCTCTGAAGCAGGAGGGCTGCTCTCCTCAGCACGTTGAACAGGGCCTCGCGAACGCAACCTGGCCGCCAGGACGGCTCCAGCGAATCGAAACCGATCACCCGTTTTCATGTTTCGTCGACTACGCCCATACACCAGACGCAATCGAGAATATTGTCGAAACGATGAGACCTCACGTCTCTGGTCGTCTGATCTGCGTTTTCGGAGCAGGGGGGAACCGCGATCGAACCAAACGACCGCTGATGACAAGGGCCGCACTCGCAGCCGATGTCATCGTGCTCACCTCAGATAACCCCCGTCACGAGCCGCAGCTTCAGATCTTTCACGATCTCCTCAGTGGCTTTCCCGACGAATGTACGGCGGATCTCATCGAAGCCGACCGGCGAGCCGCGATTGCCTGGGCGATTGGCCACGCCGAGCCTGGCGACTGTGTTCTCATTCTGGGCAAAGGTCATGAGAAAACGCAGCAGACTGGCGACGACCTGCAGATCTTCGATGATGTTGTCGAAGTCCAGACCGCTGCCCGCTCCGTCTCCATCAACGTCCTGCAACACACCGCCTGA
- a CDS encoding alpha/beta fold hydrolase — translation MTVPHETSFVKLGNKSIQLTVGGEGPPLLYLHSAGGETEWTRFHDLLAQSFTVYLPAHPGFDNSDGLNEIHSAADYAWHYVDLMRELKLENVPVVGFSLGGWIGMELAVLRPGLVSKLVLVNSAGIRVEGVPMAELFIDELDKLRALLFFDPNSPYVEEAMPLSFEDSRILLWLKAREATARVGWNPYLHNPNLPKHLFRIECPVKLLWGRNDQLLPLGIGEFLEKELPNASLQIFEETGHMLPFERAEDFVAATKAFIVE, via the coding sequence ATGACTGTCCCTCACGAAACGTCCTTCGTCAAACTCGGAAACAAGAGCATCCAGCTGACCGTGGGAGGCGAAGGCCCACCACTGCTCTATCTGCACAGCGCCGGCGGGGAAACGGAGTGGACTCGCTTCCATGACCTGCTCGCGCAGTCGTTCACAGTGTATCTGCCGGCTCACCCGGGCTTCGACAATTCCGACGGACTGAACGAAATTCATTCCGCAGCCGACTATGCCTGGCATTACGTCGATCTGATGAGAGAGCTCAAACTGGAGAACGTTCCGGTGGTCGGTTTCTCCCTTGGGGGCTGGATCGGCATGGAACTGGCGGTGCTTCGGCCGGGACTCGTCTCCAAACTGGTTCTCGTGAACTCAGCCGGAATCCGCGTCGAAGGCGTCCCGATGGCGGAATTGTTCATCGACGAGCTCGACAAACTCCGTGCGTTACTCTTCTTCGATCCGAATTCGCCCTACGTCGAAGAGGCGATGCCGCTTTCCTTCGAGGACTCCCGCATTCTACTCTGGCTGAAGGCCCGCGAAGCCACGGCTCGTGTCGGCTGGAACCCGTACCTCCACAATCCAAACCTGCCGAAACATCTGTTCCGCATTGAGTGTCCGGTGAAGCTGCTCTGGGGCCGCAACGATCAGCTGCTTCCTCTCGGCATTGGCGAGTTCCTCGAAAAGGAACTCCCGAACGCCTCGTTGCAGATCTTCGAAGAGACAGGGCATATGCTTCCGTTCGAACGAGCTGAAGACTTCGTGGCGGCTACGAAAGCGTTCATCGTCGAGTAG